The DNA region TTTAGCATTGCATACCGTTGAGCTCCAGACTGTTTTTTAATccagctgtgatgtgtttttcctgcacAGAGGCAGAACATGGATATGCTTCAGTCCTGCCTCTCAGTCCCGATCACTCGGACAAGAGAAGCAAACAGAAGAGCAAGAAGATGTCTGCTGGTGGCAATAGGTGAATACATTACATAACGTAACTGACAAGAGGGTGTGGCTGTATACTTTCAGCTTTGATAAAGCGCCCTGTTAAACTTGAATGCctcacaggctgcagctgttgtcACGAATGCATTCGAGCGCTGAAcaaactgtctctctctgtccctgcaggTCAGTTCACAACGAGCTGGAGAAAAACAGGTAAGGGATGTTTTAGTCATAGCAGAGTCTATCGTAgctaaatgcattttttttatggtGCAGGGGAAAGCAAGCAACAAATAAAGGCCCTGTTTTCACTTGTATCTGTATGTTGCTTGTTGTGCTTTGCAGACGAGCTCAGCTGAGGCACTGCCTGGAGCAGCTCAAAAAGCAAGTCCCTCTGTCATCTGACTCCATGAGGAACACCACCCTCAACCTGCTGAGACGAGCCCAGCTCCATATAAAGGTAGCCTCCGCACACTGGCATCAGGCTGGTGGAAGTGCCGCTGAAGTTAAATGAACTCGCGTGTTGTCTGCACACCCTGTGGTCTCTAAATGCTCGTCCTGTCTTTGTCGTGGCTTagcctttctctgtctgtgcgctctctgctttcagaagctgcaggagcaggacgagcgtgcagagcagctgaagggcCGCCTGCGCTGGGAGCAGAGGGAGCTGCGGGTTCggctggagcagctgcagagaggctcGGAGAGGATGAGGAACGACAGCCAGGGCTCGACCATGTCGTCCGAGAGGTCCGACTCAGACAGAGGTAGGTCCCCCCGACGCAAGAAGGCCCTCAGCTCGTGCTTCCACAGTGTCGTCCAGTGCTTTATCGCTGAAAGTGTGATTGCAGCTTCAAAGCATCCTAATTCTGATCTAATGATTGTAGTTGACACAGTTTGTctacattttactgttttatgttgaatatATGATTATATTATGTAACAAAGTTCTGTCTAAATCAATGATTTAAAGAGAGATCACATCAAGAGTGAACAACATGAGTTGTTTTACACCTCTGTTGAAACGATTAATAGTGGAACTCTCATtgaatattcatttatttattctgtttttcatgcATCTGCCATGTTGTGAGAATTATCTGTGAGTGAGTGCCCCTGTATTTCCTCCCGCTCGTGGATTGAATCTTTGGTTACCTTGCAGAGGACGTGGAGATCGATGTGGAGAGCATCGTGTTCGACTGCGTGGACTCTGACGGACTGAGCATTACGCACACTGACGCAGACCACTGTTACTCCAGCATGGACAAAGCCTGGCTATGACAGCAGGAAGAGCTACGGTAACGCATTTACTGTCACCAGGTggacaggaagaagaggaaacattccaaaaaaacaaacaaatggggGAAGAGGGCGAATGGAGAAAGGTGTTACTGAACAACTCAACAGGTTTTTGTAAGAGTAACTTCTGACATCCTCTTTTCCAAATATGTCAGACTACAAGCTCAGCCATAATGTCATGAACGAGCTGTGTCCATTTGCACTGAATAGCAGTAAAAATCACTGGGCTGGAAAGGATGTAACGTCACGCATGCATATTCTCTGGCATCAACCATTAATGGCATTTCTTTCCAAAGCCATGAGGTGTCTGTCACTTCCACTGATTCAAACTGTtgaaaaacattcatctttCAGGGCTTTTTAAAATCCAAATAAGGGCTTTTTATTCAAAAATTCTTAACTTATTCTTTTCTACAACATGCCTATACTGAAGTCTGCCTTAAATCAGATTTGGTTTCGTATTCCAGATTTTCTTTAGCACTAAGTTGATATTTCAGTAACAGCATGTGTAGCATGCAATTAAAACATTAATCTGCGCCTTGTTTTGTATTATTGTCTTTTCATGTACGTTCATACGTATATTTtgatctttttcttctgttgcacAAGACGTCCACACATTGCACTTGTTTTGTCTCAAAGATTTCGAAATGAAAACCGTGAACAGACATTAACTGgtcatttttgcacatttatatGACATTTAAGGAACCGTGCCAAATATTCGTTTTGGTCTATTTGTGCACGATTCAGTCTGTAATTAAGTGCAAGAATTTTGATGCTTGTTTTAGAAATTGTGAGAACACACGGAGAGAGGTTTAATGACAGTCACAGTTTAATTCACTGCTAATATTAACTGGTATGATTTCTTGTTTATCACAACTGTAAACATTGCTTCTGCGTTTGGCAGTATAAATCTTAATTATGCATGCAACAAATTCACCAGTTGGGCAGGTAATATCTACTTGTAATAATTATGCAATTCATGCTGTATTGCAAGTATGTATCATTCATTGCTATATATTTAATAACTgaaggtgctttttttttacccttCTCTTTTGTATATGCAAGATGCCTTATCTTTTAATATTATGTATACATTCATCTGTCTCTCCGCCCAGTAATATTATGTAGCATTTTTGTACTGGTGTAAGCTTTTTttattgaataaatattttctatatttacatgctgtttcttattgtttgtcttgttgTTTTAGACAATTTGGTATTGTAGAAATGTCTTTCTTAAATCATGTAGCGACCCCTCAGATTTGTCCCACAGCCCCTTGTGGGTTATACAGAGACCCCACTTATTATTCAAAAACATCACAGCATAAGAGCTACAAAGAAACTGTCCATTTATTGGCAAGCTGATATTTGATTCATACAATAAGAGCACATTGTTGCATGGGCTGTATCATCAGACCCAAGCTGAATGCACAATACAAGGTGTCATTTCTATCTTTGTACACACATTTTGAATTCTGGCGAAGACCCAACCAGATCTTGATCAATACCAAGAGTGCTAAGTGACTATTTGTTATCAAGCTATGACTGCCAACAATATGGACCCTTCTTCTTCAGTCAATGAACTTCAACTTGAAGCAATCAGTCTTGGTAGGAGGATTAAGTTGTGATTAGAACTGAACTAAAAGATAACATGAGAGCAACAAAAGTAAATCATATGAATTGATCAGATATTCCACGGTATGCTAATGTTGGTAAAGCGGTAAATAATACAAAGTTATTACAAAATAACGTGATATCGTCAAAGGAACGGTGAAGCGCAGACGTTGAAGGGCACAGAGGGTGAGCAAAGGTCTGAGGGACAGTATCAAGGCTGGCAAAGTGAAGATCACTTTATGGCACTCAGAGCCATACTCAGCCATCCCCTGCTAAGATCTCTGTGTGGTAAATACTGAGATGATCTGGTATCAAAGGAACGGCATATTCAGCAGGACAGGGAGGCTGGAACAGGCTCTTGAACCCAGCTCAGGCCTTTTATGGTCCACCCACCATTTCAGTTGGATGCTTCCTCACAGAGGCGTCCACCCGTGACTGGGATCGGTTTGTCTTACCCCAGCTGAATCATGAGGGAAGGGGGTAAAGACAAATCTGTCCCAGTGCCAGAGCcgatgacatacagtatgtgtctcACACATATTGTTTCTTGTGGGCATGTGAGGCGAGGTCTTTGGCTTTCTCCTTAGCTGCCAGTGCTGTCTCTCTTGCTCGCTCTGTAGCAGTTTCTGCTAAGGTTCTTGATGGAGTTTCACCTACAAAAACCCATAACATAATTGATTATAGTATCATTTGAATATCTGTATTTATGTAGTTCTACAAAAGCTCTGAAGTCCTGAAGTCCAGTGAAATGCACTATAAACACAGTACAGCCTCAGTACAGGCAAACTAAATATCTTAAAAGGACAGTTTCATTTGACAGTTTCAACCATTTGAAtgtctctttccagaaatcatGAGCGCCACtcaagataatccacagacccTGTTGCATTTCATATCAGAACTACTTTCTTTCTAATGAACTACACCTGCCAACGGCATCCCTGTGCAGAGCGAAGTGTGTGTCTACTCCTGGAGGACAGGTTCGTTCTTGTCACAGTGCAGGAGGGAAACATCAATGGTGTCCTCCAGAGCTGATCTGGAGCGTTTGCTAGCAGTACTGGTTAGCCATGACCTGATCTCCACAAGATAGCAAACTCAGACAACGGTTCAGGGAGTAGATGCACTCATCCTTCTGTGCAGTGGTACGGTTGATGTTTGTAGTTCAGTAGAAAGAAAATAGTGCCTGCATGAAACTCCTTCACAACACAacaaggtctgtggattatcttaAGTAACCAGCTCAAGATTTCTGGTAAGAGACATTGCTGTTAACATAAACTAGTGTCATTGTTCCATTATACTCGAGAGAAGGCAGACATTGCTACAGCaactcacaccaaaacaatcGACATTTTAAATGTGGAATAGTTACGCTAATTACTAGCTAATTACTAGCTCTGCTCCAGCTGGTTGGCTATGAGTGTGCCTAAATTGAGGCACACTCATAGCTCAATAAAAGCTTGCTGCTTGCATATCACAAGTCTACAACAATGCATGTCATCTGAGAGCGAAGCACTCTCAATCTGCAGCTCATATAATGCAAAACCAAACGCTGACGTTTCCATTGTTGACAGGTTACCTTGCATTCTGCCCAGCACATACTCAAAGCCTTTCATGGTCTTTGTTACACTGGTCTTGAACCTTGCAAGCCCAAATTCCTggaaagagaagacagaaagtCAACCAGACAGCAAAGAACACTAAGACAAAGAGTAACGTGTCAACAGCCTATAAATCACtacatcatatatttacaaaCACAGATTCCCAGACCTTGACAACAATAAAAGACCACTCAGATTCTATCATAAATCATTCAGCAACTGAAGTCTTGGCAGACAGCTTGATCTGTTCAGCTGTTACATCTTAACACTGTGTATCATGTTACTAATTACAGAACGACAGATCAGCAGGTCAGTCTCTCTTTCAGAAGTCCACGCCACTTTCGCTGGGCGGTTACGCTCTGCAGTGCTCCTCTTTACTCTACTGACCTGAATAGCTCTAGTGAGGCCGTAGACATTGGAAGAGATCCAAGCTTCTCTTTTAATCTCTGTCCAGCTGCCATTGTCAGGGTTAATTCGGTACTCACACCGCTCTTCCACAGACTGCAACCaagtggggaaaaaacaaacaaaagcatcatGAGGCCGGGTTATTACTTTGTGCAAGCAAGTGTCTATGGAAGCAAACACTGTGGTACCATGAGGCGAGCGTGGCTGATGTTCCATGTGAGCGTGGTCATGGTCCTTTTCTGAGGGTCCACAATAGAGTCCTCGATGATGTATGCAGAGCTGGCCATGTGCTTTGGAAGGTACCGCTCCATCCAGCGAGGCGCACGGCTGGTTTTGGTCAACAGACGTCTGGAAATGAGGCAGTTGGTTGGAGTAACCTCTCGGAAAATGATGTCCTCAGTCAAAACGTGGTTACTGTGGGAAAGAAGGGAAAGCTGgtcaagacagaaaaaaactgcaacTAATGATCATATTCATTATGTTTACTGTCCATTAT from Chaetodon trifascialis isolate fChaTrf1 chromosome 5, fChaTrf1.hap1, whole genome shotgun sequence includes:
- the mxd3 gene encoding max dimerization protein 3; the protein is MEGNVCNIQVLLRAAEFLERREREAEHGYASVLPLSPDHSDKRSKQKSKKMSAGGNRSVHNELEKNRRAQLRHCLEQLKKQVPLSSDSMRNTTLNLLRRAQLHIKKLQEQDERAEQLKGRLRWEQRELRVRLEQLQRGSERMRNDSQGSTMSSERSDSDREDVEIDVESIVFDCVDSDGLSITHTDADHCYSSMDKAWL
- the prelid1a gene encoding PRELI domain containing 1a, which codes for MVKYYCCAGLLKSTWDQVCVAFWQRYPNPYSNHVLTEDIIFREVTPTNCLISRRLLTKTSRAPRWMERYLPKHMASSAYIIEDSIVDPQKRTMTTLTWNISHARLMSVEERCEYRINPDNGSWTEIKREAWISSNVYGLTRAIQEFGLARFKTSVTKTMKGFEYVLGRMQGETPSRTLAETATERARETALAAKEKAKDLASHAHKKQYV